One genomic region from Streptomyces sp. NBC_00457 encodes:
- a CDS encoding endonuclease/exonuclease/phosphatase family protein has translation MNQPRSLSRRTTLAALAGAALAGTSAVPAAASDRHGRTVRFATFNASLNRGTQGALVSDLSTPDNTQAKNAAETIQRVDPDVLLINEFDYVESGAAVRLFLRNYLAVGQNGAKPVRYRYHFTAPVNTGVASGLDLDGRNGAVTTPGSDAYGQDAYGYGWFPGQYGMAVLSKYPIDTRAVRTFQRFLWRDMPGNIMPTDYYSAEAQAVLRLSSKSHWDVPVCVGRSAEDTVHFLVSHPTPPTFDGTEDRNGRRNHDEIRLWADYIGGRRRGSYLYDDKGRRGGLRPGARFVLAGDQNADPYDGDSYDHAIRLLLDHPAVNLPKVPPTSKGAVEAARLQGGANTSHTGDPAYDTADFGDTAPGNLRVDYVLPSRGLIPASNGVFWPTSDDPLYRLVGGGANVPTSDHRLVWQDVRVV, from the coding sequence GCCGGCACCTCGGCCGTGCCCGCGGCGGCATCGGACCGCCATGGTCGTACGGTGCGTTTCGCCACGTTCAACGCCTCCCTGAACCGCGGCACTCAGGGCGCGCTCGTGTCCGATCTGTCCACGCCGGACAACACCCAGGCGAAGAACGCCGCGGAGACGATCCAGCGGGTCGACCCGGACGTGCTGCTGATCAACGAGTTCGACTACGTCGAGTCCGGTGCGGCGGTCCGCCTCTTCCTGCGCAACTACCTCGCCGTCGGGCAGAACGGCGCGAAGCCGGTCCGCTACCGGTACCACTTCACCGCCCCGGTGAACACGGGCGTGGCCTCGGGTCTGGACCTCGACGGGCGCAACGGCGCGGTGACGACGCCCGGTTCGGACGCGTACGGCCAGGACGCGTACGGATACGGCTGGTTCCCCGGGCAGTACGGCATGGCCGTGCTCTCCAAGTACCCGATCGACACCCGCGCGGTGCGCACCTTCCAGCGTTTCCTGTGGCGGGACATGCCCGGCAACATCATGCCGACCGACTACTACAGCGCCGAGGCGCAGGCGGTCTTGCGGCTCTCCTCCAAGAGCCACTGGGACGTGCCGGTGTGCGTCGGTCGCTCCGCAGAAGACACAGTGCACTTCCTGGTGTCGCACCCCACGCCGCCCACCTTCGACGGCACCGAGGACCGCAACGGCCGGCGCAACCACGACGAGATCCGCCTGTGGGCCGACTACATCGGGGGGCGCCGGCGCGGCTCGTACCTGTACGACGACAAGGGCAGGCGCGGCGGTCTGCGGCCGGGGGCGCGTTTCGTGCTGGCCGGCGATCAGAACGCCGATCCGTACGACGGCGACAGCTACGACCACGCCATCCGCCTGCTCCTCGACCATCCGGCGGTCAACCTGCCCAAGGTGCCGCCGACGAGCAAGGGCGCGGTCGAGGCGGCGCGGCTCCAGGGGGGTGCCAACACCTCGCACACCGGTGATCCCGCGTACGACACGGCGGACTTCGGCGACACCGCTCCGGGCAATCTGCGCGTCGACTACGTCCTGCCGTCCAGGGGGCTGATACCCGCGTCGAACGGCGTGTTCTGGCCGACGTCCGACGACCCGCTGTACCGGCTGGTGGGCGGCGGGGCGAACGTGCCGACCTCCGATCACCGGCTGGTGTGGCAGGACGTGCGCGTGGTCTGA